One window of the Dehalococcoidia bacterium genome contains the following:
- a CDS encoding metal-sulfur cluster assembly factor, with the protein MVTEEQVREVLSEVYDPEIGMDIINLGLVYNIEIPDEKTVNVDMTLTTPACPAGPMIRTQAYAAVASLPGVENVNINLVWSPPWDPKTMMSEDAKIALGIF; encoded by the coding sequence ATGGTGACCGAAGAGCAGGTTCGCGAGGTGCTCTCCGAGGTCTACGACCCGGAGATCGGCATGGACATCATCAATCTCGGGCTCGTCTACAACATCGAGATCCCGGACGAAAAGACCGTCAACGTCGACATGACCTTGACCACGCCGGCGTGCCCGGCGGGCCCCATGATCCGCACTCAAGCATACGCGGCAGTCGCTAGTCTTCCCGGGGTCGAGAATGTCAACATCAACCTCGTCTGGTCGCCTCCGTGGGATCCGAAGACGATGATGAGCGAAGACGCCAAGATCGCGCTCGGGATCTTCTAG